The proteins below are encoded in one region of Flavobacteriales bacterium:
- a CDS encoding phosphoribosylaminoimidazolesuccinocarboxamide synthase, with product MEALMETDLHLPGQVKKYKGKVRDVYHLDDGRLVMIASDRISAFDVVLPRGIPFKGQVLNQIANRFLDLTADIVPNWKQACPDPQVTVGLACEPYRVEMVIRAYLTGHAWREYRAGKRMLCGVALPEGLKEHDRLPAPIITPATKAEEGHDEDISREEIIAQGIVPEEEYIQLENYTRALFQRGTEFAAERGLILVDTKYEFGKKGDTIYLIDEIHTPDSSRYFYKEGYEERQERGEAQRQLSKEFVRQWLIENGFQGLEGQQVPEMSDAFIRSVSKRYIELYENITGEEFEAADTADLHARIEQNVLDYLASR from the coding sequence ATGGAGGCACTCATGGAGACGGACCTGCACCTTCCTGGGCAGGTCAAGAAATACAAAGGCAAGGTGAGGGATGTCTATCACCTGGACGATGGGCGACTGGTCATGATCGCGAGCGATCGCATCTCGGCTTTCGATGTGGTCCTGCCTAGAGGGATACCCTTCAAAGGACAAGTGCTCAATCAGATAGCCAATCGATTTCTGGATCTCACGGCAGACATCGTTCCCAACTGGAAACAGGCCTGCCCTGATCCACAGGTGACCGTAGGTCTGGCCTGTGAGCCCTATCGGGTAGAAATGGTCATACGTGCCTATCTCACAGGACATGCCTGGCGGGAGTACCGCGCTGGTAAGCGTATGCTCTGTGGTGTAGCGCTACCAGAAGGTCTCAAAGAACACGACCGACTTCCCGCACCCATCATCACACCGGCCACCAAGGCCGAGGAAGGACATGATGAGGATATAAGTCGAGAAGAGATCATCGCTCAGGGCATAGTCCCTGAAGAGGAGTACATACAATTGGAGAACTACACCCGAGCATTGTTCCAGAGAGGGACGGAATTTGCCGCAGAGCGTGGGCTCATTCTGGTGGATACGAAGTACGAGTTCGGTAAGAAAGGGGATACCATCTATCTCATCGATGAGATACATACTCCGGATTCATCCCGCTATTTCTACAAGGAAGGTTATGAAGAGCGACAGGAGCGGGGAGAGGCCCAGCGGCAATTGAGCAAAGAGTTCGTCAGGCAGTGGTTGATAGAGAACGGATTCCAAGGACTCGAAGGTCAACAGGTGCCCGAGATGAGTGACGCGTTCATACGATCAGTGAGCAAGCGCTATATCGAGTTGTATGAGAATATCACCGGGGAGGAGTTTGAAGCGGCCGATACCGCAGATCTACATGCTCGCATCGAGCAAAATGTACTCGATTACCTCGCATCCCGGTGA